Proteins encoded in a region of the Balaenoptera musculus isolate JJ_BM4_2016_0621 chromosome 5, mBalMus1.pri.v3, whole genome shotgun sequence genome:
- the NPY1R gene encoding neuropeptide Y receptor type 1, giving the protein MNSTLFSQVENRSIYYNFSEKNSQFLAFENDDCHLPLAMIFMLALAYGAVIILGVSGNLALIIIILKQKELRNVTNILIVNLSFSDLLVAIMCLPFTFVYTLMDHWVFGEAMCKLNPFVQCVSITVSIFSLVLIAVERHQLIINPRGWRPSNRHAYVGIAVIWVLALASSLPFLIYQVLTDEPFQNVTLDAFKDKYVCFDKFPSDSHRLSYTTLLLVLQYFGPLCFIFICYFKIYIRLKRRNNMMDKMRDNKYRSSETKRTNIMLLSIVVAFAVCWLPLTTFNTVFDWNHQIIATCNHNLLFLLCHLTAMISTCVNPIFYGFLNKNFQRDLQFFFNFCDFRSQDDDYETIAMSTVHTDVSKTSLKQPSPVTLKKIHTDDTEKI; this is encoded by the exons ATGAATTCAACGTTATTTTCCCAGGTAGAAAATCGTTCAATCTATTATAATTTTTCAGAGAAGAATTCCCAGTTTTTGGCTTTCGAAAATGACGATTGTCATCTGCCCTTGGCCATGATATTCATGTTAGCTCTTGCTTATGGAGCTGTGATCATTCTTGGGGTCTCTGGAAACCTGGCCTTGATCATCATCATCTTGAAACAAAAGGAGTTGAGAAATGTCACCAACATCCTGATTGTGAACCTTTCCTTCTCAGACTTGCTTGTTGCTATCATGTGTCTCCCCTTCACGTTTGTCTACACATTGATGGACCACTGGGTTTTTGGTGAGGCAATGTGCAAGTTGAACCCGTTTGTGCAGTGTGTTTCCATCACTGTGTCCATCTTCTCTCTGGTCCTCATTGCCGTGGAACGGCATCAGCTGATCATCAATCCACGGGGCTGGAGACCAAGTAATAGACATGCTTACGTAGGCATTGCTGTCATCTGGGTCCTTGCTTTGGCttcttctctgcccttcctgATCTACCAAGTATTGACGGATGAACCGTTCCAAAATGTGACCCTTGATGCGTTCAAGGACAAGTACGTCTGCTTTGATAAATTTCCATCAGACTCTCACCGGTTGTCTTACACCACTCTCCTCTTGGTGCTGCAGTATTTTGGCCCactctgttttatatttatttgctacTTCAAG aTATATATAcgcttaaaaagaagaaacaacatgATGGACAAGATGAGAGACAATAAGTACAGGTCCAGCGAAACCAAAAGAACCAACATCATGCTGCTGTCCATTGTGGTGGCGTTTGCGGTCTGCTGGTTGCCACTCACCACCTTCAACACCGTGTTCGACTGGAATCATCAGATCATTGCTACGTGCAACCATAATCTgttattcctgctctgccacctcACAGCCATGATCTCCACCTGTGTCAACCCCATATTTTACGGCTTCCTGAACAAAAACTTCCAGAGAGACCTGCAGTTCTTCTTTAACTTCTGTGACTTCCGGTCTCAGGATGACGACTACGAGACCATCGCCATGTCCACCGTGCACACGGATGTTTCCAAGACGTCTCTGAAGCAGCCAAGCCCAGTCACGCTTAAAAAGATCCACACTGATGATACTGAAAAAATCTGA